The genomic region CAATGTTCCCGTCTGCGTTAATGTCCAGCTCCTTTAAAATCTCCTCCAGTTCTCCTTTCTTCAGCTTCTCTCCCAGCAGCGTCTTCACCGCCTCCTTCATCTCATCCTGGTTGATCTTTCCATCGCCGTCCAGGTCAAACTTTGAAAAGAGAATGTGATTAAAATCTACTCTACTCTCACAGTAAAATTCACCTGGCTTCTTATTTCTCTCGCCTTGTTCTAATTTAATAACTACATCAATTTATGTCACTGTTGTTACTGATTCACCTGTACAAAGGCAGACTGGAGCTCTTTGAGTCCCAGCATGTCAGCGGTCTCTCCCATCATCCTGGGTCCCATTAGTTCAATAAAATCATCAAAGTCCATTAAACCACCCActgtggagaggagagaggtcaGAGTCCAGGTAAAGAGCCAACAACTGTTTTATAGGTGAATGATGTTGCCAGTTTTAAGGGAATCTTGTGAGCTCACTTCTCATCTTTATCTGCTGCACTATCTCCAGCAGCTCCATTTCAGTGGGCATGTATCCCATGGTCCTCATGCATTCAGCCACATCCTTGTAGTTCAGGTAGCCGTCTTGGTCGTAGTCAAACTCTTTGAAGGCTTCTTGTAATTCTACAGGACAATTTAGAGGATCACAAAGAAATGGCATTAGGCTTATCAGGGGAAAATGGATGAGAAGAGACCGGAAAGATGAAACCAAAGTCAATTAAAACTCAAGTATGAATGAGACACGGTGACACTGTTTACACCTGTCTTTA from Anabas testudineus chromosome 18, fAnaTes1.2, whole genome shotgun sequence harbors:
- the si:cabz01076231.1 gene encoding calcium-binding protein 2; amino-acid sequence: MSKAGERTPSTTSVESASTDGKGGAPKSAMAKGSPSGSVSETPKESKKSKKNTESLNKVYNSVLNSVFGADRELAQAELDELQEAFKEFDYDQDGYLNYKDVAECMRTMGYMPTEMELLEIVQQIKMRMGGLMDFDDFIELMGPRMMGETADMLGLKELQSAFVQFDLDGDGKINQDEMKEAVKTLLGEKLKKGELEEILKELDINADGNIDFEEFVMMLSIR